The window CTCATCGAGCGGGAGGCCGACCAGTTCGAGCCGCACACCGTGGAGCAGGCCGACTGGGTGCTCGGCGACGCCTGCGAGGTGTCGATCCTGGAGGAGTCCGGGATCGAGCAGTGCGACGTCGTGATCGCCGCGACCGGCGACGACAAGGCGAACCTCGTCGTGTCCCTGCTGGCGAAGACCGAGTTCGCGGTCCGGCGCGTGGTGGCGCGGGTGAACAACCCGGCCAACGAGTGGCTGTTCAACGACGCCTGGGGCGTCGACGTCGCCGTGTCGACCCCACGGATGCTCGCGGCGATGGTCGAGGAGGCGGTCAGCGTCGGCGACCTGGTGCGGCTGATGACGTTCCGGCAGAGCAACGCCAACCTCGT of the Amycolatopsis sp. NBC_01488 genome contains:
- a CDS encoding potassium channel family protein, which codes for MRVAIAGAGAVGRSIANELIDGRHQVMLIEREADQFEPHTVEQADWVLGDACEVSILEESGIEQCDVVIAATGDDKANLVVSLLAKTEFAVRRVVARVNNPANEWLFNDAWGVDVAVSTPRMLAAMVEEAVSVGDLVRLMTFRQSNANLVELTLPAETPLAGKPVSELSLPRDAALVTILRGDRVIIPQPEDPLEPGDELLFVATSDVEPEIRTALGY